The sequence TATGATGTgacataaatttcaaatatcaTACCAACAATGTCCATCAATCAATTGCCAATAAAgacattttttaaagtaaaaaatatgaAGCCAAACATTTCAAAGTAAAAGAAGGacaactataaaattaaaatcaaaagttATAGTTGGTTTGGTTGGAGAATGGAAAAGTTAAAAAGGTAAATGGAGGAAAATACAATTTGagttgtttggttgagagggaaaaaaatgaggaattttgGTGGGACCCAATGTGTTCTCTTTGGGCCTATCATAAATGAATTTTCTCAATTTGAGGAGGAAatggagagaagaaaaatagttGTAAACAAATGACTTAACAAGCCTTCATTTCATAATTTGGTtgttgcctcttcttttttccccctttttcctTAAACTACAAACCAGGCGTGATTgctgccttttttttctttttactatgcacgaatttttttaataagaacatataagtaaaattataaaaattatactttctatcttcttacttttctttttaactaaataaaGGAGTCTTTCACCCCTCCACCCAACTAGATAGAGCCTTTAAGTATTAGTCTGGTTGTACATAGATTATTTATAACATACTAATCTTACAAAATCATTTATATACAAATAATTCTCCTATTTTATTGGAAATTTATCCATGTGATTGTCATTGATTATGTTATTGTTTGGATGTCACATTCTCAATATTTATTCTATTCACTTTTTGCAGTATTGTATGAATGCGGCACTTGCAAGAACAAGCGTTGCCAGTACAACAATATTATTCTCCACTTCAGGACTTTTCACTCTTCTAATCAGTGCATTATTGGGAGAAGACTCCATAAATGTAGTAAATTTGGTCTCTGTTTTCGTCAGCATGGCTGGTGTTGCCATGACTATATACGGCAAGACTTGGGAAAAAGAATCCCAGTCAACCACATCCTTGTAAGTTTCTTCATTCTTGTCCACATCTTTTGCTAATCGTTTGGATAACAGGTTAATTTTTACCAGGAACTTCACTATTTCTTTTGGTACTTGgcttaaactaataaaaattggaaaaaaaaaaaaaaaattcaagtcacTGAAGTTTACTAGTAATATACTAATATGAACTATTACGgacacaataatttttacaactattgatatgatttattttgaCTTAAGTAATATCATTTTTACCAAAGTTTTGTCTTTTTCAATAAGTCTAGTGggtatattattaattttttgttattattttacattggctgctatatttttttgttgttttgtacGATGTTTTATTTATAGAGCAACTAGTTATGAGATTTTTCTCCCTCTGTGTCTGGGTTCACAGAGACAGAAACCATTCTATTCTCGGGgatttttttgctttgctcTCAGCTATGACCGATGGACTATTCGCAGGTCAaacatcttttattttattcacatatatataaataagaaaatatataaaagaaaagaatatatatatatatatatatttttgtagttGAAAGATTGTAGTTCTTATTATTGTAATCATTCATTGACAAAATACCAATTCTGCAGTGCTCCTTAAAAAATATGCtggagaagaaggagaaaaggTGGATATGCAAAAGTTCTTTGGATATATTGGATTGTTCGCCCTTGTTTCTCTCTGGTGGCTAGGTAAGACAAAGATTCTGTGTTCTGACTTAACTTTTTCCATTAACCTCAGCACATGTAACTTATCCAAATTATCACAGCAAAAGTGCTTTCCTCAAACAAGCATTaaggatttaaaatttttcatgaCTGTAAATGTGACATGTTGTCattgatatataataaaaatggtatTGCCATATACAAAGAATTGTGTGCAACTCTCAACATAGGTATGCCCAATAAAGATACCATGCTTTTTTTGGGGTTGTTTTGGTGATTTATGGCaaccaaatttatttatatgtagATTCCAGTTAGTTTAACTAATAAAGTctttgatgattgaataagagatttggaattcaattctcgcttatataaaaaacttattggtgtcttagtttgatgataaaaagttattatcagAAGCGGATGCTATAAACTGAAactgttttaaaataaaaaatttctttataatatTGGTTCCAACCAGTGGCTTTAGCGTGGATTGATTATaatgttttaatttgttatgtcCCTTTTCAGTGTGGCCCTTGAGTGCATTAGGAATTGAACCCAAATTCATGATTCCTGATTCTGCTAAAACAATTGGAGTTGTTTTTGCCAATTGCTTTGTTGGGAGTTTCATCTCTGATTATTTCTGGTATGTTGGGAGGAACAAAACAAAGATATCTATCATGATTCATTGTCTTTtgtgcaaatatttttattttataaatatatagtatCTTGACTATTTTATATCATAATCCCAGGGCATTAGGTGTTGTTTGGACCTCTCCACTAGTGACAGCGCTAGGTTCCTCGCTTACCATACCACTTGCCATGTTGGAGGACATGGTGATCCATGGCCGACATTATTCAGTAATTTATATTCTTGGCTCAATTCAGGTTAGATTTGTACCATAGTTGACTTTTGCGTGTAGTGATTTCTaacttttgaataaaataaataaatctaaagtGCGAACTATATCCAAGTTCGGAAATTTTGGGATTTTACACTTTTAagtatttaaatttgaattttatcttttaaagtAATATTTTGTTTACATCAACGgctcatatttttttataaatgtcaCATAAAACATACTACATGTATCTAGTTCgtctaataaaataatgtcatgttatttttattatgtcgCGTGACATAATTCtattaaataaactaaacacGCATAGCAACCTTATGTCGcacttaatataatatataaatggaAAGATTGCTTGTGTAAACTGAATATAACTTCAAAAgataaatccaaattttgaaacttatatAGTATAAAATTCAAAGACTCCAAATTTTAAGAGTATAATTTGCACTttagctataaaaaaaataaaaaataaaaaaaacctgaaaATCGTTTATGTATTGTACTAACCATTTATCCATGAATTGGTGATGTGTTGTAGGTATTCCTGGGATTTGTAATTGCCAACCTATCGGATTGGTTCTCACCCAAGCTAGGATCGCAAATTTTGAATTCCTTGAAGAGATTTTTCATCCGTCACTCTTTTTAGaaatatcattcttttttatcttttcccCGTCATCACTCGATGATGTGAGGCTGTAGCCTGTAGGGTTTTCAATTTCACCAGTTAGTCTTGATGTTTATTGTTGTTCAATATGTTCTAGGCATAGAGAGGATAAACTTTTGTATATTCTAATGAAATAGAGCAAGGggaaatatttaattttcttctctctctttttggtatgaataaaaaattggtcTTTCACTCGCCTTCATCAACAAAGATTATGTTTATGTCATGTACTAAAATAAAGTCTAACCTCAAACCCCAcgaaagagacagagagagatttatttatttattcttattttttgagaagacaaACCTTACAATATTGGCTATGCATTTATAGCCAATACCTTGGGACCATTATGAAGAACTTATCCCTATAATTATTTGGTGTATGGGATAGAGGATTACACGAATTTCACTCACCGAACTCTAGACTgccacatccaaaaaaaaaacaattacccgtttttttttttttttgggaaaagtaAATCAATTATAGTTTTTTGATAAACTAAatcaattatcattttttattgtaaagaCATATACtagtataaatttataatcatGCCAAGCCTCATTTTGATCCATTCAAGAATGATGGTTACCCAAGGCCCCAACCCACAtaaagttggattttttttttttttttttgataagacaTAAAGTTGGATTTTGATTAACGTTAAAATGATTCGGGAATTCCAATGCAcaaagttttaaattatattataatataaagaaacattactttttttttttttttttgataagaagtATGAAATATTCTTTCAACTTGAAAGAGACATTACTTGGGATGGTCTGCTTAGATAATTGAAATCAAGGACACACACactgttctttaaatttttccTCTAAAGATTTTGTCACGGGCTACTTAacttaaaaatacacttttattGCATGAATAAAAATCTACATGACAacttaaaaatacacttttattgcataaataaaaatccacatgacagaatcttaaaagCTGAACTTAAAGAATAGTACTTAAATACTATACTAAGTCTTACCTATTACTTGTATATTGAAATGGTTGGTTTTCATTGAatttatttggtattttttttttttctcaagaatAAAGATGCCTGAAACTCTCCAAGGTCAGTCGGCAATACTTTCTCCCTCgaaaatgaacaatgcaaaacCAAGGATGTGAAAATTGAAAGCTTTTAGTATATGACAATGAAGCCATGAGCCTCGTTTGTTCCTGGCAAATTTTGAAGGTCTGGTTGTTTGTATATCGTATTCTGTCACAGCAAATTTAGTATAACCATCAGTTAATCATCAGAAATTGTGCAGAGCCTGATGAATTAGGGTCAACTTAACCAAGTTTTTCATGAAAGCAATCTGATATAAGTACCAAGATTAACGACAATAGTTGGTGCAGCTCTATGGCTTATGGTTAACTTGGCCAAGTTTTTTGTGAAGGCAACCTGATATATGTACAAGACTGTAACAGGCTGTGAAAGATATTGAAACTGGAAATTATGCTAGAGATTTATCTCTAAACTCTGATTTTTGACTATGACTATGACTATGCCAAGTATAAGAAGATTAGTACACTGCTAAAGTACATATTCAAGTGTTGCGACTTTCAGCCATAATCCATGACAACAAAACCACCAGTCTACCAACACCAGAATTCAATATcagaaatcattttttttaagaaataaatacctctataaattaattttccCAACTGCCACATCGCCTCAAAAAATCAGGCTTAATGCTCCAACTGAGAATTTTAAATTCACCGCTCAAAAATGTCCTCTAGAGGGCAAAGTGGAGGAGAAGCTGCTTCGTAATTTGCCAATGACAATGCCAACTCAATGACTTGTTTTCAAGCAATACAAAACTAGCCATGGCATTCTTTGATGCACAATCAAATGATAACCATAACTTCAACAATTCGTCCAATTTTCATTCGTTTTGTGCGATTAATATAGGTATCAATTCTTGCTTCACCATATCATGCAGCAACCTGTTTCTCACTTGCTTTATAATATAGCATCTTCTGTACATAAAACATCATGTATCCTTGTGCGGCCCTCACAATGTTCTCATTGACTTGAGTTATCCAAGCATCATCACACTTATACCATTGGTTGCTTAACCGCAAGTAAGTCACGTAATGTCCAGCATCTAGTTTACCTGTATGAGTGACAACAGCAAACAGCTCAAACTCTGACGACAACTCATTTGAGGCCTCTGGCTCATCCCCATCAAAAGGGAAAATTCTATTCCCGAATCTACGCCTCAAGATTGAAGATGAGAGATAGGGCGCCATGTCCAATGAAAATGGGAATTGCAAGTAACGGTCAACCTTCCTCGACATTTTCCGTGTTGAGGAATGCTCAAATCTTTTGATATGGAAGCAAGAAACCAATGGAAGCTTTCTGATGGACATTTGTTTGAGAGACTCTTGCCTCACCTGACACTgttggcaaaaaaatttctggtCGGTGCCCAATCTCTCAGGTCTTGTAAAACGGTCCAAGCATCCCACAAGGGTAGATATCCCACTGTTTTGACTTGAATTTAGGCAATCCGCCTCACCATTGGAAGCATGATTGGACTTTGTGGGCGCCATCTTTGCAGATCCCCCTTGGTTTGGCTCCAAGTCCAGTGAGATGTCTACACATGGGTCATATGTTGTAGATGTGAAACCACAGGTCATACACATCACATCAGATCGCAGGATACCGGAAAATACTCTATGAGCAATACAACAGTCTCCATTGCCTGCACTACAAAAGAAATGGGAATGGGAAGGGGTTATTAAGATATTCTAACATAATTAACGAAACAGTAACAAACAACCCAGCCATATAACaaggaaacaaataaacatCTGACGATTAACTGTAGCCAATGATGTTCCGGTGagcaatgtatatataaaaaagaaacagtGCTTCAGAAAGTATAACATAAGATCCACTTTTAAATACAATACTAATTCTATCttgaatgaatttatatgattcATGTTAGCATATCCTTCATACCCACATTACCATAAGTTTAACTGTAAGCCATTAGAGACTTAATTCTTCTTTAGTCAGAAAATCAgtcaaattcaattttctcaccaacaattttttataagaaattgcTCATAATTAACATATGCATCCACTACCTTCCTAGGTTAATGTAGCATTAGCGCAACCCTTTACTTTAAATACCCTTTTCAACTTCCAAAATGTGCAACCGGAACACAAGTTACAGAAGCACACCAACTTATTGTTATTAACAGACGGAGAGGTGCAACATAGCTACTAGTGGAGTCCTAGGGTTAGGTTTCTCAAGATATGACTAGAAGATAGTTAAAGCTTCAAAACAGCATACTACCAATGACCGggaaattcatttttattttgtctataTTTTTTATCAGTATGCTGGCTCTGAACCTAATGCAACCTTCCTTTCACTGAGACCAGGGGATCAGCTGAGTAATACAACCCTAAACACACCAACAGGTGGAGTTAACATGAGAATTATCCAAGATGAGAAAACCCTATGATCAAACCAAGTTGGCTAGGAAAAGTTGACTTACTGGATGAAGCAGAAAACACCTTCAAGCCAGCAGGTTGAGGTTGACAATTAGCCCTAATTTGTGAGCACTTTTCAACTCCTAGAGCGACAAACAGGAGACCTAAACCCAGACCCTGCAGTTAAATGTTACGGTTACTTCTTAATCTTTAACAGTATCATctagattaaaaagaaaaactattaaTGTATGAGAGTGACACTAGCTGCTTATTGATAGAACTTTAGTTCATCATCTTGCAGTATATGCTGGCAGCAAGTTCCATTCATGCGTTAGAAATCCATTGGCTTGTCCAATGAATTTATGAAGAGAATTACATCAAGGGATATCAAGTT is a genomic window of Quercus lobata isolate SW786 chromosome 2, ValleyOak3.0 Primary Assembly, whole genome shotgun sequence containing:
- the LOC115977128 gene encoding uncharacterized transporter C405.03c-like; this encodes MSWRYKGGVVLIISVVLLWVTSAEVTQDIFTDYEHPFVVTYLGIALLAAYLPIAFIRDCLQKFLRRSYQTDGNDVDEFSMTLDSPSNNCQNGNLDIEQQQPLADEKCVKDLHSQKEGKLSAFDNKDDVDILIHQRKLSTKEVATLSLFIGPIWFLSEYCMNAALARTSVASTTILFSTSGLFTLLISALLGEDSINVVNLVSVFVSMAGVAMTIYGKTWEKESQSTTSLDRNHSILGDFFALLSAMTDGLFAVLLKKYAGEEGEKVDMQKFFGYIGLFALVSLWWLVWPLSALGIEPKFMIPDSAKTIGVVFANCFVGSFISDYFWALGVVWTSPLVTALGSSLTIPLAMLEDMVIHGRHYSVIYILGSIQVFLGFVIANLSDWFSPKLGSQILNSLKRFFIRHSF